The following nucleotide sequence is from Microbulbifer sp. A4B17.
CGGTCCCGAGCAAGCGGAAGGTTGCAGTCGGTATAGCAACGGGAATGACTATGAGCTCAGGGTATAACAATCAAAACCCCGCGATTTCCACCTCCATTGATGAGGTGCAGCGCATAGATCTGCGCAGACGGATATTGGCTTCCTCTTATATGCTGATATTCGCTATGGCTATCACCGGGGCCATGGCAATTATTGCCCTTACCGCTACCAATATCCTGCAGGCCTCGACACTCTTTATCGTCGCCGTGGTAATTTTATTTGCATATATTACTGTCAATATCATTGGCCCCACTGAAAAAACACCCATGCTGGTGGGCATTCTCCTACTGGTACTATATTTCTACTTACTGCTCACCGGTGGCGTAAACAATACCGGTTTGATGTGGGCAGTTATGTTGGTACCCGGCTTTATCAACCTGTATGGCTATAAAACCGGAACAACTGCCCTATTGGGCATCGGCTTAGCCACAGCAGCAATTCTGTTTTACCCGGATTTCCCAGGGCTCACAGCCAAATATGACACGGCCTATCGCGCGCGTTTTATTGCAGTATTTGGTGCTCTCACCGCCCTGACAGCTCTTCTCGATAGCAGTCGTCACCAGACCCAGCAACTGCTCCAACGGCTAACCGGGGAACTGGAGAGCTATGCGGCAACGGATACGCTGACAGGGCTGGCAAACCGCCGGGAGGCCTTTCGCGCAATTAACGAACTGGAACGTCGCAATGACAAGCTTCAGGATCAATATGTCATTTTGATTGGTGATTTGGATAACTTCAAAATGATCAACGATACCTACGGTCACTCCTTTGGCGACCGTGTATTGCAGGATGTCGCCAAGATTTTGAAAAGTAATACTCGGTCCGAAGATATAGTGGCGCGCTGGGGCGGCGAAGAATTTTTACTGCTGTTGCCAAATACGGATTTAAAAGGTGGCAGTATCCTGGCAGAAAAGCTGCGCCGCAGGGTTTCTACACTTAGCCGCCGCTATACACGCCCGGTTAAAATATCGATTAGCCTGGGGGTCGTCGAGGGCAGCACCAGCGGCAAACCTCTCAATCAGCTATTAGCCGAAGCTGACAAACGTATGTATCGAGCCAAGAACGGCGGTCGTAACAAAGTGGTCGCGGCGTAAGTATCAAGTCACAAAGTGGCGCAACAGATAGCCAACGGTAAGTGCCAGGACTGCCGCGCTGCCACCAAATACCAGGGTTTTTAGGCCCGCCAGCAACAGGTAGTGGGAAAACACCAGGCCTTTACACAACCCAATGGCGAAAAAAGCGCAGGCCGATAAACCTGCACTCGTATAAAATTGTTCGGCGGGATTAAGACTGTGGAGAAGGTAGGGTAACAAGGGAATAGCACCCACACAC
It contains:
- a CDS encoding diguanylate cyclase, encoding MSSGYNNQNPAISTSIDEVQRIDLRRRILASSYMLIFAMAITGAMAIIALTATNILQASTLFIVAVVILFAYITVNIIGPTEKTPMLVGILLLVLYFYLLLTGGVNNTGLMWAVMLVPGFINLYGYKTGTTALLGIGLATAAILFYPDFPGLTAKYDTAYRARFIAVFGALTALTALLDSSRHQTQQLLQRLTGELESYAATDTLTGLANRREAFRAINELERRNDKLQDQYVILIGDLDNFKMINDTYGHSFGDRVLQDVAKILKSNTRSEDIVARWGGEEFLLLLPNTDLKGGSILAEKLRRRVSTLSRRYTRPVKISISLGVVEGSTSGKPLNQLLAEADKRMYRAKNGGRNKVVAA